A stretch of the uncultured Cohaesibacter sp. genome encodes the following:
- a CDS encoding carboxyl transferase domain-containing protein: MAISKTLADELEKRRAAALEGGGQKKAEERHAKGRMTARERLEALFSKGTFQEFGLHVQHNTRNFGMEGKSIPTDGVITGTGFVDGRPVAAFSQDFTVVGGSLGEMHAKKICASLDHAVKAGVPVVGFNDSGGARIHEAVGALSGYGQVFYRNVLLSGVVPQISVIAGPCAGGAAYSPALTDFIIMTRENAQMFICGPEVIRAVTGEICTMDDIGSAMAHASVSGNIHFIAENDADAVATVHRLLSFLPSNNMMDPPHRIEQDLQIKDDVELDKLIPEDPKAPFDSRDVIKRVADDGDFLEIQEHFAANLVIGFGRVGGIVSGFVANQPKVKAGCLDIDASDKAARFVRFCNVYNIPILTFVDVPGFLPGVNQEKMGIIRHGAKMLFAYASATVPKITIIMRKAYGGAYLAMCSEDMGADRVIAWPTAEVAVMGAEGAVNILYRKEMKEAEDKVAKGKELAAEYREKFATPYLSAGRLNVHDIIQPRETRGAVALALRGLMSKRETRPPKKHGNIPL, translated from the coding sequence ATGGCGATTTCCAAAACTCTCGCAGACGAGTTGGAGAAACGGCGCGCCGCAGCCCTCGAAGGCGGCGGACAGAAAAAGGCAGAAGAAAGACACGCGAAAGGTCGTATGACCGCTCGCGAGCGCCTTGAAGCCCTCTTCTCCAAAGGGACATTCCAAGAATTTGGTTTGCATGTCCAGCACAACACCCGCAACTTCGGCATGGAAGGCAAGTCCATCCCTACCGACGGTGTGATCACTGGCACCGGTTTTGTTGACGGACGTCCGGTCGCTGCTTTCTCACAGGACTTCACCGTTGTCGGCGGTTCCCTGGGTGAAATGCACGCTAAAAAAATCTGTGCTTCTCTGGATCATGCAGTGAAAGCTGGTGTGCCGGTTGTTGGCTTCAACGATTCTGGCGGGGCTCGCATTCACGAAGCGGTTGGCGCTCTGTCCGGTTACGGCCAGGTCTTCTATCGCAACGTTCTGTTGTCCGGTGTTGTTCCCCAGATTTCCGTTATTGCCGGTCCTTGTGCTGGTGGTGCTGCCTACAGCCCTGCGCTGACTGACTTCATCATCATGACCCGCGAAAATGCGCAGATGTTCATCTGTGGTCCTGAAGTTATCCGTGCTGTGACTGGTGAAATCTGCACCATGGACGATATCGGTTCCGCAATGGCTCATGCTTCGGTTTCCGGTAACATCCACTTCATCGCAGAAAATGATGCGGATGCTGTTGCTACCGTTCATCGCCTGCTGTCGTTCCTGCCATCCAACAACATGATGGATCCTCCGCATCGCATCGAGCAGGATCTGCAGATCAAGGACGACGTTGAGCTCGACAAGCTGATTCCAGAAGATCCAAAAGCGCCATTCGATTCCCGTGACGTTATCAAACGCGTTGCCGACGATGGTGACTTCCTGGAAATTCAGGAGCATTTCGCTGCAAACCTCGTCATCGGCTTTGGTCGTGTCGGCGGTATCGTTTCCGGCTTCGTTGCCAACCAGCCAAAAGTCAAAGCTGGCTGCCTGGACATCGATGCTTCGGATAAAGCAGCACGCTTCGTTCGCTTCTGTAACGTCTACAACATTCCTATCCTGACCTTCGTTGACGTCCCTGGCTTCTTGCCTGGCGTTAATCAGGAGAAAATGGGCATCATTCGCCACGGCGCCAAAATGCTGTTTGCTTACGCATCTGCTACTGTGCCGAAAATCACCATCATCATGCGTAAAGCATATGGCGGTGCTTACCTGGCAATGTGCTCTGAAGATATGGGTGCTGACCGTGTCATCGCTTGGCCAACCGCTGAGGTTGCCGTTATGGGCGCTGAGGGTGCAGTGAACATCCTGTATCGTAAGGAAATGAAGGAAGCCGAAGACAAGGTAGCCAAAGGCAAAGAACTGGCCGCAGAATATCGCGAAAAGTTTGCAACGCCATACCTGTCCGCTGGCCGCCTGAACGTTCACGACATCATCCAGCCACGCGAAACCCGTGGTGCAGTTGCTCTGGCTCTGCGCGGTCTGATGTCCAAGCGTGAAACTCGTCCGCCGAAGAAACACGGCAACATTCCGCTCTAA
- a CDS encoding biotin/lipoyl-containing protein — protein MKRLRVTVEGIAYDVTVEEQDGAAAPAPAAAPAPAPAPAAAAPAPAPAAPAPAAPAPAPAAPAPAAAPAAGGVPAPLAGTVISVEVSVGQQVAAGDTLVVLEAMKMNTNITAPSAGTVAAVNVAAGASVTEGQALVTLS, from the coding sequence ATGAAACGCTTGCGTGTCACTGTTGAAGGCATCGCTTACGATGTAACGGTGGAAGAACAAGACGGTGCTGCTGCACCAGCTCCTGCCGCCGCCCCTGCTCCGGCACCAGCTCCTGCGGCTGCTGCTCCTGCTCCGGCCCCTGCTGCACCAGCTCCTGCTGCTCCGGCTCCGGCTCCTGCTGCCCCAGCTCCTGCTGCTGCTCCTGCAGCCGGTGGCGTTCCAGCTCCTCTGGCTGGCACCGTGATCAGCGTTGAGGTTTCTGTTGGTCAGCAAGTTGCTGCCGGCGATACCCTCGTCGTTCTGGAAGCAATGAAAATGAACACCAACATTACCGCTCCTAGCGCTGGTACTGTTGCTGCTGTTAACGTTGCTGCCGGTGCTTCCGTGACCGAGGGTCAGGCCCTCGTAACTCTTTCATGA
- the katG gene encoding catalase/peroxidase HPI yields MDQIKTNTSGKCPVMHGSNTETGASATSWWPNALNLDILHQHDTKTNPMDEGFDYREAVKSLDVAALKADLTGLMTDSQDWWPADWGHYGGLMIRMAWHSAGTYRLADGRGGGGSGNQRFAPLNSWPDNVNLDKARRLLWPIKKKYGNKLSWADLMILAGNVAYESMGLKTFGFAFGREDIWHPEQDVYWGAEKEWLAPSDERYGDLEKPETMTNPLAAVQMGLIYVNPEGVNGNPDPLETAKHVRETFARMAMDDEETVALTAGGHTVGKCHGNGDAELLGADPEGGDVHAQGLGWHNPNGSGHGSQTVSSGIEGAWTTNPTKWDNGYFYLLFTYDWELKKSPAGANQWEPINIKEEDKPVDVEDPSIRYNPIMTDADMAMIKDPVYREISERFYKNPDHFSEVFARAWFKLTHRDMGPKVRYIGPEAPQEDLIWQDPIPAGNADYDVDAAKAKIAASGLSITDMVTTAWDSARTYRGSDMRGGANGARIRLAPQKDWQGNEPDRLARVLSVLEPIAAETGASIADIIVLAGNVGIEQAAKAAGHDVTVPFAPGRGDATDEMTDVASFEPLEPVADGYRNWQKTDYVVSSEELLLDRTQLMGLTAKEMTVLVGGMRVIGTNYGGTKHGVFTDREGALTPDFFVNLTDMANSWNPKEDNLYELRDRSSGAVKWTATRVDLVFGSNSILRSYAEVYAQDDNEAKFVSDFVAAWTKVMNADRFDLEA; encoded by the coding sequence ATGGATCAGATCAAAACCAACACGTCCGGCAAATGCCCGGTCATGCATGGCAGCAACACAGAAACCGGCGCATCAGCAACGAGCTGGTGGCCCAATGCCCTCAATCTCGACATTTTGCATCAGCACGACACAAAAACCAATCCGATGGACGAGGGCTTCGATTATCGCGAAGCGGTCAAGTCTCTCGATGTGGCAGCTCTGAAGGCTGACCTCACCGGCCTGATGACGGACAGTCAGGATTGGTGGCCAGCAGATTGGGGCCATTATGGTGGCCTGATGATTCGCATGGCCTGGCACTCTGCCGGCACCTATCGTCTCGCCGATGGCCGCGGTGGTGGTGGCTCAGGCAACCAGCGCTTTGCTCCGCTCAATTCCTGGCCGGACAATGTCAATCTTGACAAGGCCCGTCGCCTGTTGTGGCCTATCAAGAAGAAATATGGCAACAAGCTCAGCTGGGCCGATCTGATGATTCTGGCTGGCAACGTCGCTTATGAATCGATGGGGCTGAAAACCTTCGGCTTTGCATTTGGTCGCGAAGATATCTGGCATCCTGAACAGGATGTTTATTGGGGTGCCGAGAAAGAATGGCTGGCTCCAAGTGACGAGCGTTACGGCGATCTGGAAAAGCCCGAAACCATGACCAATCCGCTCGCAGCGGTGCAGATGGGCCTGATTTACGTGAATCCGGAAGGGGTGAACGGCAATCCCGATCCGCTCGAGACCGCCAAACATGTCCGGGAAACCTTTGCCCGCATGGCCATGGATGATGAAGAAACCGTCGCCTTGACGGCTGGTGGCCATACGGTGGGCAAATGCCACGGCAATGGCGACGCGGAACTGCTCGGCGCTGATCCCGAAGGCGGCGATGTTCATGCCCAAGGTCTTGGCTGGCATAATCCCAATGGCTCCGGCCATGGCAGCCAAACCGTTTCCAGTGGCATTGAAGGCGCCTGGACGACCAACCCCACCAAATGGGACAATGGCTATTTCTATTTGCTCTTCACCTATGATTGGGAATTGAAGAAAAGCCCGGCCGGTGCCAACCAGTGGGAACCGATCAACATCAAGGAAGAAGACAAGCCCGTCGATGTGGAAGATCCCTCGATCCGCTACAACCCGATCATGACCGATGCCGACATGGCAATGATCAAGGATCCTGTCTATCGCGAAATCTCCGAGCGTTTCTATAAAAACCCGGACCATTTCTCGGAAGTCTTTGCCCGCGCATGGTTCAAGCTGACTCACCGCGATATGGGGCCAAAAGTGCGCTATATCGGTCCAGAAGCGCCGCAGGAAGACCTGATCTGGCAGGATCCGATCCCGGCTGGCAACGCTGACTATGATGTTGATGCCGCAAAAGCCAAAATCGCAGCCAGTGGCCTTAGCATCACCGACATGGTTACCACTGCATGGGACAGTGCCCGCACCTATCGTGGGTCCGACATGCGTGGCGGTGCCAATGGTGCCCGCATTCGTCTGGCACCGCAAAAAGACTGGCAGGGCAACGAGCCGGATCGTCTGGCCCGCGTTCTCTCTGTATTGGAACCAATCGCAGCAGAAACGGGTGCGAGCATCGCAGACATCATCGTGCTCGCGGGCAATGTCGGCATTGAGCAAGCGGCAAAAGCGGCAGGCCACGATGTAACCGTGCCATTTGCGCCGGGTCGTGGCGATGCAACCGATGAGATGACCGATGTGGCATCCTTTGAGCCGCTGGAACCGGTGGCTGATGGCTATCGCAACTGGCAGAAGACTGACTATGTGGTCTCGTCTGAAGAACTGCTGCTTGATCGCACCCAGCTGATGGGCCTGACCGCCAAGGAAATGACGGTTCTGGTCGGCGGCATGCGCGTGATCGGCACCAACTATGGCGGCACCAAGCATGGGGTCTTCACTGATCGCGAAGGGGCGCTGACACCAGACTTCTTCGTCAATCTGACCGACATGGCCAATTCGTGGAACCCAAAAGAGGACAATCTTTATGAGCTGCGTGACCGGTCAAGTGGTGCGGTCAAATGGACGGCCACCCGCGTTGATCTGGTCTTCGGATCCAATTCAATCCTCAGATCCTACGCGGAAGTTTACGCACAGGACGACAATGAAGCCAAATTCGTTTCAGACTTCGTGGCCGCCTGGACCAAGGTGATGAATGCCGACCGCTTCGATCTTGAAGCCTGA
- a CDS encoding ATP-binding cassette domain-containing protein translates to MTAQGRIGACGHVMLEGERLIEPFSLTLVSGWTCLLGPSGAGKSTLLRLFAGLDSTARFEGTLTVPDRVGWMAQADLMQPRLSVLQNVMLVEQLAGRKPDREKARHLLAEVGLEGTGDRMPDSLSGGQRQRVALARTLMSDADLILLDEPFSALDPANRAAMQELAYTQFAGRRVLLVTHDPFEALRLGDQIWLLANQHLQPVPTLQGTPPHPLDHVPLAMAAADLIGRIRHVKEGG, encoded by the coding sequence ATGACCGCACAGGGGCGGATAGGTGCTTGCGGACATGTGATGCTTGAGGGAGAGAGGCTGATCGAGCCTTTCTCCTTAACGCTCGTTTCTGGCTGGACCTGTCTGCTCGGCCCGTCAGGGGCGGGCAAATCCACCCTGCTGCGGCTCTTTGCCGGTCTTGATAGCACGGCCCGGTTTGAAGGCACCCTCACAGTGCCGGACCGGGTAGGCTGGATGGCGCAGGCTGATCTGATGCAGCCGCGCCTCTCTGTCTTGCAAAATGTCATGCTGGTCGAGCAATTGGCCGGGCGAAAGCCAGACAGGGAAAAGGCCCGACATTTATTGGCTGAGGTGGGGCTGGAAGGCACCGGTGATCGCATGCCCGATAGTCTGTCCGGCGGCCAGCGCCAACGTGTGGCTCTGGCGCGCACATTGATGAGCGATGCCGACCTCATTCTTCTGGACGAACCCTTCTCTGCGCTTGATCCAGCCAACCGTGCCGCGATGCAGGAGCTGGCCTACACGCAATTTGCCGGTCGCCGCGTGTTGCTGGTCACCCATGATCCGTTCGAGGCCTTGCGTCTGGGCGACCAGATATGGCTGCTTGCCAATCAGCACCTCCAGCCCGTGCCGACATTGCAAGGCACGCCGCCTCATCCACTCGATCACGTGCCCCTTGCCATGGCAGCGGCCGATCTTATCGGCCGCATCAGGCACGTCAAGGAGGGGGGATGA
- a CDS encoding VIT1/CCC1 transporter family protein yields MQIDWEQHRREVHNLGQVQEFLKQIVYGGNDGIVTTFAIVAGFAGAQAEGTAQIGAIAVLVFGLANLFADAVSMGLGEFLSTRSQKDIYLSQRKFVYHELKTNPAHEEAELVQMMTERGMEEPAAREVADKLIKCPELVADLMMSYELEMHDMRQVSPALDGLVTFIAFVLFGSAPLVPYFLLDATDTTFILSVVATFSALVALGLMRWWSTREGLIRCVGETVLVGTACALVAFIVGALVG; encoded by the coding sequence ATGCAGATCGATTGGGAGCAGCACCGCCGCGAGGTGCATAATCTGGGGCAAGTACAGGAATTTCTGAAACAGATCGTTTATGGCGGCAATGATGGCATTGTCACCACCTTTGCTATTGTTGCCGGATTTGCCGGGGCACAGGCAGAGGGCACGGCGCAGATCGGAGCGATTGCCGTTCTGGTCTTTGGCCTTGCCAACCTGTTTGCAGATGCCGTGTCGATGGGCTTGGGGGAGTTTCTCTCCACCCGGTCGCAAAAGGACATTTATCTCAGCCAACGCAAATTCGTCTATCACGAACTAAAAACCAATCCGGCGCATGAAGAGGCGGAATTGGTGCAGATGATGACCGAGCGCGGAATGGAGGAGCCCGCGGCACGTGAGGTGGCGGACAAGCTGATCAAATGCCCCGAACTGGTCGCCGATTTGATGATGAGCTATGAGCTGGAAATGCATGACATGCGGCAGGTGTCGCCAGCACTTGATGGATTGGTCACCTTCATTGCCTTCGTTCTGTTTGGCTCTGCTCCTCTGGTGCCCTATTTCCTGCTGGATGCCACTGACACAACATTCATTCTGTCGGTTGTGGCAACCTTCAGTGCGCTGGTGGCGCTGGGGCTGATGCGCTGGTGGTCGACCCGCGAGGGCCTCATACGCTGCGTCGGGGAGACAGTGCTGGTGGGCACCGCCTGTGCCTTGGTGGCCTTCATCGTCGGGGCGCTGGTCGGCTAA
- a CDS encoding sodium ion-translocating decarboxylase subunit beta, with product MTAIGDVTWQMMVMWAIIALLFYLAVAKEFEPLLLIPIAFGALLANLPTQGLVNLPHGDHPGGLYYYISKGVEFEIFPPIIFMGVGALTDFGPLIANPRTLLLGAAAQFGVFATFMGAIAIGFTPQEAGAIGIIGGADGPTSIFLANKLAPHLMAPIAVAAYSYMALVPMLQPPVMAALTTPEERKIRMKSLRPVSRLEKLIFAGMVTVVVILLVPAAAALIGMLMLGNFLRESQVTERLTKAAQNEIINITTIFLGTSVGITMTGEAFLNGSTIGILALGVVAFGIATACGVLMAKLMNKFSKDKINPLIGSAGVSAVPMAARVSQVVGQKYDPGNFLLMHAMGPNVAGVIGTAVVAGFFIAWFS from the coding sequence ATGACCGCAATCGGTGATGTCACATGGCAAATGATGGTCATGTGGGCTATCATCGCCCTGCTGTTCTATCTTGCAGTCGCAAAAGAATTTGAGCCTCTCCTGCTCATCCCAATCGCTTTCGGCGCCTTGTTGGCCAACCTGCCTACGCAGGGTCTGGTGAACTTGCCTCACGGCGATCATCCTGGTGGTTTGTACTACTATATCTCCAAGGGTGTTGAGTTCGAGATCTTCCCGCCCATTATCTTTATGGGCGTGGGTGCTCTGACGGACTTTGGTCCGTTGATCGCTAACCCGCGTACCCTGCTGCTCGGTGCTGCTGCACAGTTCGGCGTGTTCGCAACCTTCATGGGTGCTATTGCCATCGGCTTTACGCCTCAAGAAGCTGGCGCGATTGGTATCATCGGCGGCGCCGATGGCCCAACCTCCATCTTCCTGGCTAACAAGCTGGCTCCGCACCTGATGGCTCCGATCGCTGTTGCCGCCTACAGCTACATGGCCCTCGTGCCTATGCTGCAGCCACCGGTAATGGCAGCTCTGACCACGCCTGAAGAGCGTAAGATCCGCATGAAATCCCTGCGTCCGGTTTCCCGTCTTGAGAAACTGATCTTCGCAGGCATGGTAACCGTTGTTGTTATCCTGCTGGTTCCTGCGGCTGCTGCTCTGATCGGCATGCTGATGCTCGGCAACTTCCTGCGTGAAAGCCAGGTTACCGAACGTCTGACCAAAGCTGCGCAGAACGAGATCATCAACATCACGACCATCTTCCTTGGCACCTCTGTCGGTATCACCATGACCGGCGAAGCCTTCCTGAACGGCTCGACCATCGGCATTCTGGCCTTGGGTGTTGTCGCTTTCGGTATCGCAACTGCCTGTGGTGTTCTGATGGCCAAGTTGATGAACAAGTTCAGCAAGGACAAGATCAACCCGTTGATCGGTTCGGCTGGTGTGTCTGCTGTGCCAATGGCTGCTCGTGTGAGCCAGGTCGTTGGTCAGAAGTACGATCCAGGCAACTTCCTGCTGATGCATGCGATGGGTCCAAACGTGGCTGGTGTTATCGGCACCGCCGTCGTGGCCGGCTTCTTCATCGCCTGGTTCTCCTAA
- a CDS encoding hydrogen peroxide-inducible genes activator has translation MSKISMKHLRYFDALARHGHFGRAAEDCAISQPALSVQIRELEDLMGVPLVERSSRQIHLTGIGVAFAERAQAILRSVGELEDLARAARGPYSGQFRFGVIPTIAPYLLSDIIKTLTVRLPGLELRPREAKTPRLVKDLLEARLDAAILALPLSESSLHEEALFDEEFVLLRSAADANLPVPKPEGLREMQLLLLEEGHCFRDQAISYCSSTAVLPRNLMEGSSLSTLVQMVGAGIGVTLIPEMAIGVEVRSAAVSIAHLPDPKPKRTIGMVWRRTNPLLEQLVQIADIIREIGLNRPALTGEHSLASDVDAGFHPGSIV, from the coding sequence ATGAGTAAAATTTCCATGAAGCATCTACGTTATTTCGATGCGCTGGCTCGTCACGGCCATTTTGGACGGGCGGCTGAAGATTGCGCCATATCCCAACCGGCCCTGTCGGTGCAAATCCGTGAACTCGAAGACCTGATGGGTGTGCCGTTGGTGGAAAGAAGCTCCCGGCAGATCCATTTGACCGGGATCGGAGTGGCATTTGCCGAGCGGGCGCAGGCAATCCTGCGCTCGGTTGGGGAGCTGGAAGATTTGGCGCGCGCTGCCCGTGGGCCCTATTCGGGACAATTCCGTTTTGGCGTCATCCCGACGATTGCACCCTATTTGCTGTCCGATATCATCAAGACCCTGACGGTTCGCCTGCCCGGCCTTGAATTGCGGCCAAGGGAGGCGAAGACGCCAAGATTGGTAAAGGATTTGCTCGAAGCACGGCTGGATGCTGCCATTCTGGCGCTGCCTTTGTCGGAAAGCTCGCTGCATGAAGAAGCTCTGTTTGACGAGGAATTCGTGCTGTTGCGTTCAGCCGCTGACGCCAACCTGCCGGTGCCCAAGCCCGAGGGGCTGAGGGAAATGCAATTGCTGCTGTTGGAGGAGGGCCATTGCTTCCGCGATCAGGCCATTTCCTATTGTTCCAGCACTGCTGTACTGCCACGCAATCTGATGGAAGGCAGTTCGCTGAGCACGTTGGTGCAAATGGTCGGGGCAGGAATAGGTGTCACTTTGATCCCGGAAATGGCGATCGGGGTGGAGGTCCGCTCGGCGGCTGTGTCGATCGCCCATTTGCCAGACCCAAAGCCAAAGCGAACCATTGGGATGGTTTGGCGCAGGACCAATCCGCTGCTTGAACAATTGGTGCAGATCGCAGACATTATAAGGGAGATCGGTTTGAACCGACCTGCCTTGACGGGCGAACATTCTCTTGCCAGCGATGTTGATGCGGGGTTTCACCCCGGCAGTATTGTCTGA
- a CDS encoding ABC transporter substrate-binding protein, whose product MKSLLAALMLAASVTSAAAESKFSIMLDWFINPDHGPIIVAQQRGYFKEAGLDVDIIAPADPSDPPKMAAAGKIDLAVSYQPQLYLQHKEGLPVIRVGTLISSPLYCVMVDADGPIKSLADLKGKRIGFSVPGIEEALLHRMLRSNGVEPSEVEQINVNFALTAALAAGRVDATSGAFRNFELHQMEAVDRKGKCFLPEENGVPSYEELIYETSADRTDFEDVKKFLEATARATKDIAQDPEGTWNEFKSYGAELDDKLNHAAWFDTYPKFATDPISLDVEGYKAFGDYLKEVGMIDTVPAVETIARDLGAQ is encoded by the coding sequence ATGAAATCTCTTCTCGCTGCCCTGATGCTCGCGGCCTCTGTCACGTCGGCAGCCGCCGAAAGCAAATTCTCGATCATGCTGGACTGGTTCATCAATCCCGACCACGGGCCCATCATCGTTGCCCAGCAACGCGGCTATTTCAAAGAGGCTGGCCTCGATGTGGACATCATCGCACCAGCCGATCCCAGTGACCCGCCGAAAATGGCTGCTGCCGGGAAAATTGATCTGGCAGTCTCCTACCAGCCACAGCTCTATCTCCAGCATAAAGAAGGCTTGCCGGTGATCCGCGTCGGCACCTTGATCAGCTCGCCGCTTTATTGCGTCATGGTCGATGCTGATGGCCCGATCAAAAGCCTTGCCGACCTCAAAGGCAAACGCATCGGCTTTTCCGTTCCCGGCATCGAGGAAGCTTTGCTGCATCGCATGCTGCGCAGCAATGGGGTGGAGCCATCCGAAGTCGAGCAGATCAATGTCAACTTTGCCCTCACGGCCGCATTGGCCGCAGGCCGCGTCGATGCGACCTCTGGAGCCTTCCGCAATTTCGAGCTTCATCAAATGGAAGCTGTTGATCGCAAAGGCAAATGCTTCCTGCCCGAAGAGAATGGGGTGCCAAGCTATGAAGAACTGATCTATGAAACCAGCGCCGACCGCACTGACTTTGAGGATGTGAAAAAATTCCTAGAAGCCACAGCACGTGCCACCAAGGACATTGCGCAAGATCCCGAAGGGACGTGGAATGAGTTCAAATCCTATGGTGCGGAACTCGACGACAAGCTCAATCATGCAGCCTGGTTTGACACCTATCCGAAATTCGCAACCGACCCGATCAGCCTTGATGTTGAAGGTTATAAGGCCTTTGGTGATTACCTCAAAGAGGTGGGAATGATTGATACGGTGCCTGCGGTGGAGACAATCGCGCGCGATCTGGGGGCACAATGA
- a CDS encoding thioredoxin family protein: MLLDTPLCDFGWEAPDFSLKDAHGKTHQMKDYLDKGLLVAFICNHCPYVKAIADRLAADARTLQDNGIGVLAVMSNDYVNYPDDAPDKMIDFAATHDFSFPYLIDEDQAVGRAYGALCTPDFFGLNAEGKLHYRGRLDDARMQDATGRTPELVNAMLSIAKTGQRPQEQSPSMGCSIKWRES; the protein is encoded by the coding sequence ATGTTGCTTGATACCCCCCTTTGCGATTTTGGCTGGGAGGCCCCGGATTTCTCACTCAAGGACGCCCATGGCAAAACCCATCAGATGAAGGATTATCTTGACAAGGGTTTGCTGGTCGCCTTCATTTGCAATCATTGCCCCTATGTCAAAGCCATCGCTGATCGTCTGGCGGCAGACGCCCGCACATTGCAGGACAATGGCATCGGCGTGCTGGCAGTGATGTCGAATGATTATGTCAATTATCCCGACGATGCGCCGGACAAGATGATTGATTTTGCCGCCACGCATGATTTCTCCTTCCCCTATTTGATTGATGAGGATCAGGCGGTGGGCCGGGCCTATGGCGCGCTTTGCACGCCGGACTTTTTTGGACTGAATGCGGAAGGGAAATTGCACTATCGCGGTCGTCTCGATGATGCGCGCATGCAGGATGCCACAGGGCGGACACCGGAGCTGGTCAATGCCATGCTGTCCATTGCCAAAACCGGGCAAAGACCGCAGGAGCAATCGCCCAGCATGGGGTGCTCGATCAAGTGGCGCGAGAGTTAG
- a CDS encoding ABC transporter permease yields the protein MIRQMTARLKTLILPFSLLILWQMIAWLGLVPRFILPGPLSVIDAIWENRALLAEHMLVTLGEVAAGFAIGATLGVVFAVAMMLSPATRLNLRPILNASQAIPVFVLAPILTLWFGYGMEPKVVMTILLVFFPIMSGLLDGMLSTPPATLDLAHIARASRMRTLVWLRLPHALPQLAASIRIAITYAPTGAVIGEWIGASKGLGYLMLMANARTRIELMFAALVLIVAMTLILHKGADLILRRYICPDQKAV from the coding sequence ATGATCAGACAAATGACAGCGCGATTAAAGACGCTGATTCTGCCCTTTTCTCTATTGATCCTCTGGCAGATGATCGCATGGCTTGGGCTGGTGCCGCGCTTCATCCTGCCCGGACCGCTTTCGGTAATTGACGCTATCTGGGAAAACCGGGCTTTGCTTGCCGAGCATATGCTGGTCACATTGGGAGAAGTCGCCGCAGGCTTTGCCATTGGTGCCACGCTGGGCGTGGTCTTTGCGGTTGCGATGATGCTGTCTCCGGCAACACGGCTCAATCTGCGCCCGATCCTCAACGCATCCCAAGCCATTCCGGTTTTTGTCCTCGCCCCGATCCTGACCCTCTGGTTTGGCTATGGCATGGAACCCAAAGTCGTCATGACGATCCTTTTGGTTTTCTTCCCCATCATGTCCGGGCTGCTCGATGGCATGCTTTCAACGCCACCGGCTACGCTGGATCTTGCGCACATTGCCCGGGCCAGTCGAATGCGGACGCTTGTCTGGCTGCGTCTGCCCCATGCCCTGCCTCAACTGGCAGCCAGCATCCGGATCGCCATCACGTATGCGCCGACGGGCGCGGTGATTGGCGAATGGATCGGCGCGTCAAAGGGACTTGGCTATCTGATGTTGATGGCCAATGCCCGCACGCGGATCGAGTTGATGTTTGCGGCTTTGGTATTGATCGTCGCCATGACCCTGATCCTGCATAAAGGCGCAGATCTCATTCTGAGGCGCTATATATGCCCGGATCAAAAGGCGGTTTAG